A single region of the Pseudomonas mandelii genome encodes:
- a CDS encoding NADP-dependent isocitrate dehydrogenase: protein MPTRSKIIYTFTDEAPALATYSLLPIVEAFTASADIAVETRDISLAGRILASFPEQLGDKAVADHLAELGDLAVTPEANIIKLPNISASVPQLQAAIKELQAQGFALPDYPETVATDADKLAKSRYDKIKGSAVNPVLREGNSDRRAPLSVKNYARKHPHKMGAWAADSKSHVAHMSTGDFYGSEKAALIDAADAVKIELIAQDGTTTVLKEKTTVQAGEILDCAVMSKNALRSFIAAEIEDAKQKGVLLSVHLKATMMKVSDPIMFGQIVAEFYKDALAKHADVLAQIGFNLNNGIGDLYARIKALPAEQQAQIEADIQAVYAVRPSLAMVNSDKGITNLHVPSDVIVDASMPAMIRDSGKMWGTDGQLHDTKAVIPDRCYATIYQAVIEDCKLHGAFDPTTMGSVPNVGLMAKKAEEYGSHDKTFQIKANGVVRVSDGAGRTLLEQSVEAGDIFRMCQTKDAPIQDWVKLAVNRARASATPAIFWLDPMRAHDGVVIEKVQAYLKDHDTSGLDIRIMSPVDAMAFTLGRTREGKDTISVTGNVLRDYLTDLFPIMELGTSAKMLSIVPLMNGGGLFETGAGGSAPKHVQQLLEENFLRWDSLGEFLALAASLEHLGVTYNNPKALVLAKTLDQATGQFLDNNKSPSRKVGNIDNRGSHFYLALYWAQALAAQTEDAALQAQFGELAKTLAENEATIVAELNAVQGKPVDIGGYYHANAELISKAMRPSNTFNAAIAALV, encoded by the coding sequence ATGCCCACCCGCTCGAAGATCATCTATACCTTCACCGACGAAGCTCCCGCCCTCGCCACCTATTCACTGTTGCCTATCGTAGAAGCGTTCACCGCTTCGGCTGATATCGCCGTGGAAACCCGCGATATCTCTCTTGCAGGGCGCATCCTGGCCAGCTTCCCCGAGCAATTGGGTGACAAAGCCGTAGCCGACCACCTCGCCGAACTGGGCGATCTGGCCGTTACGCCTGAAGCCAACATCATCAAGCTGCCGAACATCAGCGCCTCGGTTCCGCAACTGCAAGCCGCAATCAAAGAGCTGCAAGCCCAGGGCTTCGCCCTGCCGGACTACCCGGAAACCGTGGCCACCGACGCCGACAAGCTCGCCAAGTCGCGTTACGACAAGATCAAGGGCAGCGCCGTGAACCCGGTTCTGCGCGAAGGCAACTCTGATCGTCGTGCACCGCTGTCGGTCAAGAACTATGCACGCAAGCACCCGCACAAAATGGGCGCCTGGGCTGCGGACTCCAAGTCCCATGTCGCACACATGAGCACCGGTGATTTCTACGGCAGCGAAAAAGCCGCCCTGATCGACGCCGCTGATGCCGTCAAAATCGAACTGATCGCTCAAGACGGCACCACCACCGTCCTGAAAGAAAAAACCACCGTGCAAGCCGGTGAGATCCTCGATTGCGCGGTCATGAGCAAAAACGCTCTGCGCAGCTTCATCGCTGCCGAGATCGAAGACGCCAAGCAAAAAGGCGTGCTGCTGTCGGTTCACTTGAAAGCCACCATGATGAAGGTCTCCGACCCGATCATGTTCGGCCAGATCGTTGCCGAGTTCTATAAAGACGCACTGGCCAAGCACGCTGACGTGCTGGCACAGATCGGTTTCAACCTGAACAACGGCATCGGCGACCTGTACGCTCGCATCAAGGCCTTGCCGGCCGAGCAACAAGCGCAGATCGAAGCGGACATCCAGGCGGTCTACGCCGTTCGTCCGTCGTTGGCCATGGTCAACTCCGACAAAGGCATCACCAACCTGCACGTGCCGAGCGACGTGATCGTCGACGCCTCGATGCCGGCGATGATCCGTGACTCCGGCAAAATGTGGGGCACTGACGGTCAGCTGCACGACACCAAGGCGGTGATCCCGGATCGCTGCTACGCCACCATCTACCAGGCGGTGATCGAAGACTGCAAGCTGCACGGCGCTTTCGATCCGACCACCATGGGCAGCGTGCCAAACGTTGGCCTGATGGCGAAAAAAGCCGAAGAGTACGGTTCCCACGACAAGACGTTCCAGATCAAGGCCAACGGCGTGGTTCGGGTTTCCGACGGCGCTGGCCGCACTCTGCTGGAGCAGTCGGTTGAAGCCGGCGACATCTTCCGCATGTGCCAGACCAAAGACGCGCCGATCCAGGATTGGGTCAAACTGGCCGTCAACCGTGCCCGTGCAAGCGCAACCCCGGCTATTTTCTGGCTGGACCCGATGCGCGCCCACGACGGTGTAGTGATCGAGAAAGTTCAGGCCTACCTGAAGGATCACGACACCTCCGGCCTGGACATCCGCATCATGTCGCCAGTCGACGCGATGGCCTTCACCCTGGGCCGCACCCGCGAAGGCAAGGACACCATCTCGGTGACCGGCAACGTACTGCGCGACTACCTGACCGACCTGTTCCCGATCATGGAACTGGGCACCAGCGCCAAGATGCTGTCGATCGTTCCGCTGATGAATGGCGGCGGTCTGTTCGAAACCGGCGCCGGCGGTTCGGCACCGAAGCACGTTCAACAGCTGCTGGAAGAGAACTTCCTGCGCTGGGATTCCCTGGGCGAGTTCCTGGCCCTGGCCGCTTCCCTTGAGCATCTGGGTGTTACTTACAACAACCCGAAAGCGCTGGTGCTGGCCAAGACCCTGGATCAGGCCACTGGCCAGTTCCTGGACAACAACAAGTCGCCATCGCGCAAAGTCGGCAATATCGACAACCGCGGCAGCCACTTCTACCTGGCGCTGTACTGGGCCCAGGCCCTGGCCGCCCAGACCGAAGACGCTGCACTGCAAGCGCAGTTCGGCGAACTGGCCAAGACCCTGGCCGAGAACGAAGCAACCATCGTTGCCGAGCTCAACGCCGTTCAGGGCAAGCCAGTGGACATCGGCGGTTACTACCACGCTAATGCCGAGCTGATCAGCAAGGCCATGCGCCCAAGCAACACCTTCAACGCCGCGATCGCTGCGTTGGTTTAA
- a CDS encoding NUDIX hydrolase, whose protein sequence is MDWLPHITVATIVEDNGRFLMVEELKHGQAVLNQPAGHLDPDETLIEAAVRETLEETGWDVEPTGVVGIYLYTAPSNGVTYQRVCFTAKPLKHYPDYQLDDGIVGAKWLTRDELLAQRANWRSELIIRCIDDYLDGQHYSLELIRPSL, encoded by the coding sequence ATGGATTGGCTACCCCACATCACCGTCGCCACCATCGTCGAAGACAATGGTCGCTTTCTGATGGTCGAAGAACTCAAGCACGGACAAGCGGTGCTCAACCAGCCGGCCGGCCATCTGGACCCGGACGAAACCCTGATCGAAGCCGCCGTGCGCGAAACCCTGGAAGAAACCGGCTGGGACGTCGAACCGACGGGCGTGGTGGGCATTTACCTCTACACCGCCCCCAGCAACGGCGTGACCTACCAGCGGGTCTGTTTCACCGCAAAGCCGCTCAAACACTACCCCGACTATCAACTGGATGACGGCATCGTCGGCGCAAAATGGCTGACGCGTGACGAATTGCTGGCACAGCGCGCAAACTGGCGCAGTGAGCTGATCATCCGCTGTATCGATGATTATCTGGACGGCCAGCACTACAGTCTCGAACTGATCCGCCCTTCTCTTTAG
- the mnmA gene encoding tRNA 2-thiouridine(34) synthase MnmA, whose protein sequence is MRDPAPSDTQKKRVIVGMSGGVDSSVSALLLIEQGYEVEGLFMKNWEEDDGTEYCTAMDDLADAQAVCDKIGIKLHTANFAAEYWDNVFEHFLAEYKAGRTPNPDILCNREIKFKAFLDYAMVLGADLIATGHYVRRRDIDGRTELLKGLDPNKDQSYFLHAVGGEQIAKTLFPVGELEKPEVRAIAEKHELATAKKKDSTGICFIGERRFSDFLKQYLPAQPGEIKTTEGEVIGRHHGLMYHTIGQRQGLGIGGLKDAGDEPWYVLIKDLEHNELIVGQGNDHPYLFSRALLASDIYWVNPIDLTEPRKLTAKVRYRQSDQPCTLEKTATGYRATFDDPQRAVTPGQSVVFYDGEICLGGGVIEVAEPWSSKA, encoded by the coding sequence ATGCGTGATCCAGCCCCTTCTGACACACAAAAGAAGCGCGTCATTGTCGGCATGTCCGGCGGCGTGGACTCTTCCGTTTCCGCTCTCCTGCTGATCGAGCAGGGTTATGAGGTGGAAGGCCTGTTCATGAAGAACTGGGAAGAAGACGATGGAACGGAATACTGCACCGCCATGGACGACCTGGCGGATGCCCAGGCCGTATGCGACAAGATTGGCATCAAGCTGCACACCGCCAATTTCGCCGCCGAGTACTGGGACAACGTGTTCGAGCACTTCCTGGCCGAGTACAAGGCCGGTCGCACGCCGAACCCGGACATCCTGTGCAACCGCGAGATCAAGTTCAAGGCGTTCCTCGACTACGCCATGGTGCTCGGCGCCGACCTGATCGCTACCGGCCACTACGTGCGCCGCCGCGACATCGATGGCCGCACTGAACTGCTCAAGGGCCTGGACCCGAACAAGGACCAGAGCTATTTCCTGCACGCCGTCGGCGGCGAACAGATCGCCAAGACGCTGTTCCCGGTCGGTGAACTGGAAAAGCCCGAAGTGCGCGCGATTGCCGAGAAACACGAACTCGCCACCGCGAAGAAAAAGGATTCCACAGGGATCTGCTTTATCGGCGAACGCCGCTTCAGTGACTTCCTCAAGCAATACCTGCCGGCCCAACCGGGCGAGATCAAGACCACCGAAGGTGAAGTCATCGGCCGTCACCACGGCTTGATGTATCACACCATCGGCCAGCGTCAGGGCCTGGGCATCGGCGGCTTGAAAGACGCCGGTGACGAGCCATGGTACGTGCTGATCAAGGACCTGGAACACAACGAGCTGATCGTCGGCCAGGGCAATGACCATCCTTACCTGTTCTCCCGCGCCCTGCTCGCCTCGGACATCTATTGGGTCAACCCGATCGATCTGACCGAGCCGCGCAAGTTGACTGCCAAGGTTCGTTATCGCCAAAGCGATCAGCCCTGCACGCTGGAAAAAACCGCCACCGGCTATCGCGCCACCTTCGATGACCCACAGCGCGCGGTCACCCCGGGCCAGTCCGTGGTGTTCTACGACGGTGAAATCTGCCTCGGCGGCGGCGTGATTGAAGTCGCAGAGCCATGGAGCAGCAAGGCATGA
- the hflD gene encoding high frequency lysogenization protein HflD, translating to MNPTQEQLTALGGVFLAAVLVDKIAKTGQTTEAGLTCMLGSLLIRDPKDTLEVYGGDDLNLREGYRALIGALERDPSTLQREPLRYALAMLGLERQLAKRDDLLDVIGKRLPQIQSQVEHFGPAHENVIAACGALYQDTLSTLRQRIQVHGDMRNLQQPSNASKIRALLLAGIRSARLWRQLGGHRWQLVISRRKLLKELYPLMRSS from the coding sequence ATGAACCCCACTCAGGAGCAACTGACGGCGCTGGGCGGCGTGTTTCTCGCCGCCGTCCTCGTCGACAAGATTGCCAAGACCGGCCAGACCACCGAAGCCGGCCTGACCTGCATGCTCGGCAGCCTGCTGATCCGCGACCCCAAGGACACCCTGGAAGTGTACGGCGGCGACGACCTCAATCTGCGCGAAGGCTATCGCGCATTGATCGGCGCCCTGGAACGCGACCCGAGCACCCTGCAGCGCGAACCGCTGCGTTACGCCCTGGCCATGCTGGGCCTGGAACGTCAGCTGGCCAAGCGCGACGACTTGCTCGATGTGATCGGCAAGCGTTTGCCGCAGATTCAATCCCAGGTCGAGCACTTCGGCCCGGCCCACGAAAACGTGATTGCGGCCTGCGGTGCGCTGTACCAGGACACCCTGAGCACCTTGCGCCAACGGATTCAGGTCCACGGCGACATGCGCAACCTGCAGCAACCGAGCAACGCCTCGAAAATCCGCGCCCTGTTGCTGGCCGGGATTCGTTCGGCGCGCCTGTGGCGGCAGTTGGGCGGCCATCGCTGGCAGCTGGTGATCAGCCGTCGCAAGTTGCTCAAAGAGCTTTACCCGCTGATGCGCAGCAGCTGA